The nucleotide window GCCCAGGTGGCGGCCCGCCCCCGGAAGTCGGCCTCATCCAGGACGTAGACAGGGGCCGGCGCCTCATCGAGGATCGCACTGACGGGGCGCCCCCCGATCTCCAGCTCACCATCCTCAGTGCGCCGGGCCGTGGTGGGCCACAGGTCGGGGCGCTCCTCCGGCTCGGGGCAGACCAGGGCGCCCAGGGGGGCCTCACCGGCGGGGACCGCGCTCCCCCCCTCCTCAGCGGTGGCTCCGGTCTCAGCAGTCTCGGTCATGGTGCTCCTCGGGGCTGGGGCGGGCGGACAACTCGGGGACTCGCCCGGCAGATGGCCGGGGCCGGCACGGCCGGGGCGGGGCTGCGCGGCCCGGCCCCCAGGCGCGGGACCGGGCCGCGATGCTCACATCCGCTCCGGGGCGCTGACGCCCAGCAGGCCCAGGCCGTTGGCCACGACCTGTCCGACGGCGTCGTTGAGCCACAGGCGGGCGACGTGACCGGCCTCGACCGGGTCATCGCCGCGCGGGGTCACCCGGGTGGCGGAGTACCAGCCGTGGTAGGCCCCGGCGAGCTGCTCGAGGTAGCGGGCCACGCGGTGCTGCTCGCGCAGGGCGGCGGCCTGGGCCACGACGGCGGGGTACTGGGCGAGCACGCCCAGCAGGGCGGAGTCGGCGGGGTCGTCCAGGGCCGAGGGCTCGAAGCCGGCCTCGCGGCGCACCCCGTGCTCGGCGGCATTGCGGGCCACGTTGCGGGTGCGGGCGTGGGCGTACTGGACGTAGTAGACGGGGTTGTCGTTGGTGCGCGAGGCCAGCAGGTCCAGGTCGATGTCGATGGTGGAGTCCATGGAGGAGCGGGCCAGGGCGTAGCGGGCGGCGTCCACCCCGACCGCCTCGACGAGATCCTCCAGGGTGACGATGGTGCCGGCCCGCTTGGACATGCGCACCGGGGCCCCGTCCTTGACCAGATTGACCATCTGGCCGATGAGGATCTGCATGTTGACCCCGGGGGTGTCGCCGTAGGCGGCGCACATGGCCATCATGCGCCCCACGTAGCCGTGGTGGTCGGCGCCCAGGAGGTAGATGGAGCAGGTGGCCCCGCGCGAGCGCTTGTCCAGGTAGTAGGCGGTGTCGGCGGCGAAGTAGGCGGGGTTGCCGTCGGACTTGATGAGGACGCGGTCCTTGTCGTCGCCGAAGTCGGTGGTGCGCAGCCAGGTGGCGCCGTCGCGCTCCTCGATGACGCCGCGCTCGCGCAGCTCGCCGATGGAGCGGGTGACCGCCCCCGAGCTGTGCAGGGAGTCCTCGTGGAAGAAGACGTCGAAGTCGGAGCGGAAGGCGTGCAGCTCGGCCTTGATGGCGTCGAACATGAGCTCCACGCCCTGGGAGCGGAAGACCTCGGCCGCCTCGGCGTCGTCGAGCGAGGCCGGATCGGGGCGGCCCGCCGCGATCTCATCGGCGGTGACGCGCTGGGCGATCTCGGCGATGTAGGCGCCTCCGTAGCCGTTCTCGGGGGTCTCCTGGCCGCGGGCGGCGGCCAGGAGGGAGGCGGCGAAGTGGTCGATCTGAGTGCCGTGGTCGTTGAAGTAGTACTCGCGGGTGACGGTGGCACCACTGGCCGCCAGGACCCGGGCCAGGGAGTCGCCCACGGCCGCCCAGCGCGCCCCGCCCAGGTGGACCGGACCGGTGGGGTTGGCCGAGACGTACTCCAGGTTGATGTGCTGGCCGGCCAGGGTCTCGTTGCGGCCGTAGTCGGCCCCGGCCTCCACAATGGTGCGGGCCAGCCCGCCGGCGGCCCCGGCGTCCAGGCGGATGTTGAGGAAGCCGGGACCGGCCACCTCCACCCCGGCCACGCCGTCGAGCCCGGCCAGGCGGGGGGCGAGGAGCTCGGCCAGGGCGCGCGGGGAGGTGCCCGCCTTCTTGGCCAGCTGCATGGCCGCATTGGTGGACCAGTCCCCGTGGTCGCGGTTCCTGGGTCGCTCGACGCGGGGCAGCGGAACCTCCTGCTCA belongs to Actinomyces capricornis and includes:
- the argS gene encoding arginine--tRNA ligase yields the protein MTPEELAAAIRTVLTTAASDGSLSLSEQEVPLPRVERPRNRDHGDWSTNAAMQLAKKAGTSPRALAELLAPRLAGLDGVAGVEVAGPGFLNIRLDAGAAGGLARTIVEAGADYGRNETLAGQHINLEYVSANPTGPVHLGGARWAAVGDSLARVLAASGATVTREYYFNDHGTQIDHFAASLLAAARGQETPENGYGGAYIAEIAQRVTADEIAAGRPDPASLDDAEAAEVFRSQGVELMFDAIKAELHAFRSDFDVFFHEDSLHSSGAVTRSIGELRERGVIEERDGATWLRTTDFGDDKDRVLIKSDGNPAYFAADTAYYLDKRSRGATCSIYLLGADHHGYVGRMMAMCAAYGDTPGVNMQILIGQMVNLVKDGAPVRMSKRAGTIVTLEDLVEAVGVDAARYALARSSMDSTIDIDLDLLASRTNDNPVYYVQYAHARTRNVARNAAEHGVRREAGFEPSALDDPADSALLGVLAQYPAVVAQAAALREQHRVARYLEQLAGAYHGWYSATRVTPRGDDPVEAGHVARLWLNDAVGQVVANGLGLLGVSAPERM